In Vicia villosa cultivar HV-30 ecotype Madison, WI linkage group LG7, Vvil1.0, whole genome shotgun sequence, the DNA window tatcgctttctagactttagcatattcatgatacttaggctttttacaacttttatgccattcattcttttgtatacttgttcatttgtgaatcactttagttcccgccttttttgtgaggtagctttccattatttacatatgctggagaccacaactcttgttttaactggattttattatgttaaatcttttgtttgtattgactttgtgaaagcatgaaaatgatcaaggcattttgtttgattttgagcacaactaccttagcCATATATtcatttcaccttgtgagtgtgtgatcttttgttaacccctttgagctttttgtcattaTCCATTTCTCTTTTTGAACTTGAGAATTAGTTCGCTTTTTGGTGgattttgattgttgttttttttcttgaaccctcaacctcttgttgttgtatgagtttttaccttgccttagaaagttggGAGTATTCATTGTATAacgttggttgaattcaagttgggaagAGCATTGATTATGTGCTTGTTTGGTTGGTTGAGTATGTGTtgaggaaaagaaaagaaaaaaaaaaagaaaaataaaaagaaagaaaaaagaggaaaagCTTTGAAAAATAGTAAGACAAAAAGAGTCTGGAATAAATTGTGTTAATAAGTGGTGTGTTTGGTGTAACACTTGgtgtgaaggaagaagtggattgaaattgtattgtttgaaactttgtggaagttatATCTCCCTTAgaattaggcaagtttttgtttcaattagctTTAGGAATCATCCCTTTTTGTTTTCccgaccacattacaaccttgaaaagcccttgtgatttatGTTTTCATGTGTCGATGTGAATTTTTtgagatgaatgcataattttgtctattgtttgcaagattgtgggTGAGTGAAATTACCTCATTTTGTGTGTTGGTCATCTACCGATGATTCcgttttgctaggtgtgattcatttgtgaacttgtattgttttagaatgtttggtatattATTTGTACTTTGTGTTTGTTTCGTGTTTATGTAATCGTCCTagtttagtggtaagtatttactttgtgtgTACCGTTTTGCATTTGAGTCATACATTTGtccgtttttcaaaacttgttgttgCGTAATTGCTTGAATATCGCTTGTTTCCTTGAGTTAGTTGattcttgtttagggacaaacagaGGCAACCCAATCTCTGCCACTAACCATTGTTTGTAGTCAGCCTGATCGAGATATTGTAAAGTATCAGTCTTCCATGTTCATCATACATCAAGATTACGATATCGTCGATAAAATTTAGGTTTCATAGTTTGAAGGTTGTCTGCACGTACCTGAAAGGGACTAAGTGAATGAGTGTGACGTTTCGGCAACGCATTTTCCTCGAGGAACTGATAAAGTTTTTTAACAGACTCCGTCATCTCTTCTTCCGTAGGTAAAAGAATCTTGCCAGATAAAACTCTTGCAACCCACTTGGCTTGTAACTCAAGAACATTGAAAATTGTTTCCTGGCAACGACAAGTTAATTATAATCAGCTACAATTATTTCAATTAACtatctaaaaattaaaataaatttccaTTAAAATAAACTGTATTAACTCGATATGTTAAACCAATGAAAGAGAGCCATGGAGCCAGTGAAGGAGGAAAAACGTGTTTGTACAGTGGACCGACGCGATTATCTTCAATGGTTACTATTCCATTGGTTTCTAGGAAAGGAATGTGGTATTTGTACCTgtcaaattattaatttatatgcCTCAAAAATCATGAATTCCGTAGATATTATATCAATTAAAAATTTAGCAGGTGATAAAAAAATACGTGGAGTCAACATAAGTTGGTCTAGTCGGTAAATATGTCAGCTCAATTCCCACAAGAATCAAGATTCATATCTATCAGCTGATGTGAGAACCTCGTTAGTAGCTCTTTGAGCGTTGAGGCTCAAACTCATTTTCGTTAAactttttgtaataaaaacaaataaaaatatatagaagGTGAAAAATGTCAGAAATTCATAGTACCCTGTGCAGTGAATTATGGCATCTGCATAAATAGAGAATCCATCTTCAAAGGTAACCAAGCCATCTTCATGTACACATtcaatctaaaaaaaattaaacagaaTAAGAACTATAACCAATACTAAAAGTGTTACTAACGTAATATCTATCATgtaattactaaattaatttaaattcattaAGAGCTTAGTAAAATTACATTTTTACTTGTGAAATAGAATGAGGATGATGACTTACCCACGCGTGTGATCGCAAGAGTGTGCGTCTATCACAACATAATACAATGAGGATGACAACCCTGCTCGCTCGCGTGTGTGATTGCAAAATGCAATCACACACACGAGCAATGTCATCATCCTCATTGTGTTAGCAGACGCACACATACTTTTGCAATCACACACACGAGCGACTAGGGTTATCAAACTCGTTGTATTTCACATCTAACTCAAAAAGCGCAGTTAtagagacaacaacaacaacaaaaatacatACCAAAGTATGGAAAGATATATTGCGAATTTTTTCAAACTTGATATCATTCAATTTTGGATTCGGTTTTGTTGCAACATGAACTTCCTTTGCTACATCTGCAATATCTCTTGAGATGTCAAATGAACTAGGTCCTAGCCCAATTAAAACCACAACCTATTATTATTAAAtacaaatcatcaattaaaaaaGTGTTCATTTAATAATCAAAATCATCTTTCAAAATTATGAAAATTGATGTACCTGATCTTTGAAAGAATGAGGCACTCTATAATTATGAGAATGCATTTGAAACCTCCGCCAATTCTCAATTCCAGGAACCACTCCAAGTTTCGGTTCAACAAAATGACCCGAACAAACCACAACCGCTTCAAACACTTCTCGACTCACCGAGTCACTTCCTCGACTCACTCTCGACTCAACCACCCACTCGTTCTCTTTCTCTTTCCTCTCGACTTTTACTACCTCCGTTTCAAATCGGGTCAACCCATGAATCCCAAACTCCCCCGCAAAATCCTCCAGAAAACGGAGCACTTCCTCGTGACCCGGGAAAGTTCTCGGGTCACCGGATTCTCGCTTGGAGAAAGGGTAATCTAGGAATCCCATCACTTGCCTAGGAAGATTGGTGCGGAGAGAGTGGTAGAGGCTGCTGTGAATGATTTCTCGGGTTGGGTTTATGCTGAGAGGATCGGAATCTGTTTTGGGGTCGTATACCCAGGTTCCTCCGATGCGGTTGTTTTTCTCGAAAATGGTGACGGTGTGGCCTTGCTGGTGAAGCTCCTTGGCGGCGATGAGGCCGGAGACTCCGGCTCCGATGACTGCAACTTTGACCGATCGAGGAGGCATTAAGATTAGTTGAAAAGTAAAATGATGATGACAATGGAAGAGAATTAATGAAAGGGATGTTAAGTCAACGCAGTGTAAcattgttttcaagtttttttcgccaaaaagaaaatattatcaAATGAAAGTTCCGGCGGGTCGGTTTGTTTCGGTTTGAAATTTGTGTCATAAAACCCAAACAAAACCATTTGAGTTAGATTGATAGGGTAGAATAAGaaaatgtaaaaatatttgaaaaaagaaatttgtttatgaaaattaatttttataataatataaataaatatattctatccattttaaaataaatgtcgTTTAAGGTTTAAGGTTTTTATACGtagattaaataatataataatattattataggaCGTTGCATATTTACTAAATTAATCTtataaatgtattaaaaatagtgtacaattaataattaaatgatatGATTG includes these proteins:
- the LOC131616747 gene encoding flavin-containing monooxygenase FMO GS-OX-like 2 isoform X5: MLHCVDLTSLSLILFHCHHHFTFQLILMPPRSVKVAVIGAGVSGLIAAKELHQQGHTVTIFEKNNRIGGTWVYDPKTDSDPLSINPTREIIHSSLYHSLRTNLPRQVMGFLDYPFSKRESGDPRTFPGHEEVLRFLEDFAGEFGIHGLTRFETEVVKVERKEKENEWVVESRVSRGSDSVSREVFEAVVVCSGHFVEPKLGVVPGIENWRRFQMHSHNYRVPHSFKDQIECVHEDGLVTFEDGFSIYADAIIHCTGYKYHIPFLETNGIVTIEDNRVGPLYKHVFPPSLAPWLSFIGLTYRETIFNVLELQAKWVARVLSGKILLPTEEEMTESVKKLYQFLEENALPKRHTHSLSPFQADYKQWLVAEIGLPPLEDWRDNMWMECFKNFSEMKEMYRDEWDDNYWDSIIQNGSAFEKAKISNV
- the LOC131616747 gene encoding flavin-containing monooxygenase FMO GS-OX-like 3 isoform X1 codes for the protein MLHCVDLTSLSLILFHCHHHFTFQLILMPPRSVKVAVIGAGVSGLIAAKELHQQGHTVTIFEKNNRIGGTWVYDPKTDSDPLSINPTREIIHSSLYHSLRTNLPRQVMGFLDYPFSKRESGDPRTFPGHEEVLRFLEDFAGEFGIHGLTRFETEVVKVERKEKENEWVVESRVSRGSDSVSREVFEAVVVCSGHFVEPKLGVVPGIENWRRFQMHSHNYRVPHSFKDQVVVLIGLGPSSFDISRDIADVAKEVHVATKPNPKLNDIKFEKIRNISFHTLIECVHEDGLVTFEDGFSIYADAIIHCTGYKYHIPFLETNGIVTIEDNRVGPLYKHVFPPSLAPWLSFIGLTYRETIFNVLELQAKWVARVLSGKILLPTEEEMTESVKKLYQFLEENALPKRHTHSLSPFQADYKQWLVAEIGLPPLEDWRDNMWMECFKNFSEMKEMYRDEWDDNYWDSIIQNGSAFEKAKISNV
- the LOC131616747 gene encoding flavin-containing monooxygenase FMO GS-OX-like 3 isoform X3; the encoded protein is MLHCVDLTSLSLILFHCHHHFTFQLILMPPRSVKVAVIGAGVSGLIAAKELHQQGHTVTIFEKNNRIGGTWVYDPKTDSDPLSINPTREIIHSSLYHSLRTNLPRQVMGFLDYPFSKRESGDPRTFPGHEEVLRFLEDFAGEFGIHGLTRFETEVVKVERKEKENEWVVESRVSRGSDSVSREVFEAVVVCSGHFVEPKLGVVPGIENWRRFQMHSHNYRVPHSFKDQVVVLIGLGPSSFDISRDIADVAKEVHVATKPNPKLNDIKFEKIRNISFHTLIECVHEDGLVTFEDGFSIYADAIIHCTGYKYHIPFLETNGIVTIEDNRVGPLYKHVFPPSLAPWLSFIGLTYRETIFNVLELQAKWVARVLSGKILLPTEEEMTESVKKLYQFLEENALPKRHTHSLSPFQADYKQWLVAEIGLPPLEDWRDNMWMECFKNFSEMKEMYRDEWDDNYWDSIIQNESAFEKAKISNV